Genomic window (Prochlorococcus marinus str. GP2):
CTTTAGTATCACCTGGTAAATTCATACTTATATCAACTGCTGTAAACTTGCCTCTATAGCCTCTCACAAACTTTTCTTCTTGATTAATAAGATAACCAAGATTATTTAGTGCCTTAATTAGTGGCTCTGCTTCTTTAAGCTGGGTTTTAATAGTACTAAAATGTGACATTAGATTCGTTGTTTAGTTGGTTTAAGTTTTCATTGTCATTAGAGATGAAAGCATCAGAGGTTTTATTCATAACTGTTACCTTCCCAAGAGCATCTTCGAGATTTTGAGTGGCATCAATGCATGAATGACCAGTAAATCCCTCAACAGTCTCTTCAACTCTTCCGTCTTGATGAATTTTGAATCTCAATGTTTTTTGAGGCATTAAATTCAAGTACTAAGTACTTTTACTTTATATACAATAACGAAAATATTTTGTTTCAGTTGGTACAAGTTAATTAATTTTAATTTTTATTTTGAATGTATGATAATTTATTTTTTTGGAGTTCTGGTAAAAAAAATTAAGAGGTTTAATTATAAAAACCTTGCATACCCATTGAATCTAAGGCAGTTTTTGCTTCTTCCATAACAGAAGGCTCTTTATCAAAAAGTGCTATTTTGGTACATTCATCAACGAAACTTTCTTGAAATGTATTATTTAATTT
Coding sequences:
- a CDS encoding DUF2997 domain-containing protein, encoding MPQKTLRFKIHQDGRVEETVEGFTGHSCIDATQNLEDALGKVTVMNKTSDAFISNDNENLNQLNNESNVTF